The sequence below is a genomic window from Rhodococcus sp. 4CII.
CTGACTGTAGGTGGGCAGGAGACCGATCGCGAGCGTCGCTCCGCCCATCAACATCAGTGTCGCGACGAGTACCCACTTGCGGCCGAGGCGATCGCCGTAGCGGGAGAAGAACAGGCCGCCGAGCGGACGGGCGAGGAATCCGACCGCATACGCACTGAAGCTCGCGAGAATTCCCGCCGCGGGAGAGATGTTCGGGAAGAACAGGGTGTTGAAGATCAGCGCCGACGCGGTGCCGTAGATGACGAAATCGTACTGCTCGAGGGTGGTTCCGATGAGCCCCGCCCAGGCCGCCCGGCGGACCGCGGCCGGGTCTGCCTGGGGCGCTCCGCCTGCGCGGTCGTGGGATTTCGGGTTCACCGTGGGGTCGATTGTAGTGTCCATGGATTCCTCCATTGGTGGTTCCCGGAATGTACCGGGTACAGGGGTGAGAGTGTCGGATCGCCGCTCGGCACTACAGCGAGTGCGTCGCCTCGAGATCGGAGATGAGGCCCGCTGCCTCGCCGGCGGCGACCGCCGGCCCGTGGCGGACGATGATGTCGACGAAGTCGGCGATCCGCGAGACGAACTCGGCGTGCGATGCGAGAGTGCTGGGGAACACTGCGCCGTCGCGGAAGACGGAGCGAACGAATTCTGTTGTGGAAGCGGCGTGGTGAGCCATTCCTGCCAGGCGCGGTCGAGCGGGGTCGGTCATGTCGTGTGCGTGGGTGCCGGGGTCGAAGCCGGGCAGCGGTGCGATGCAGCAGAGGTACGCGGCCACCGTCAACGCGAGGTGCTGGGGGACGTCGCCGCGACCGAGGTGTTCGAGTGCCGGGATCGGGACACGCTGGGCCAGCTTGACCGATCCGTCGGATCCTACCTGCGAGGTCCGATGTCCCAGTGCGGTATTGGACCATCGCGAGAAGAGCTGCCGGACGTAGTCGTCCGTGTCGACCGCGTCGGGGACGGTCACGGTAGGCAGGTACTCGTCGTGGAGAATGCGGTGTGCCGCGTCCGCGATGAACGACTGGGACACCGACTCCGGGATGGTGGCGTGCCCGTCGAGGGCTCCGAGGTAGGCGATCAGCGAGTGCGTCCCGTTGAGCAGGCGTACCTTCATCAACTCGTAGGGCTCCACGTCGTCGGCGAACAGTGCCCCACCGTGCTCCCAGGTGGGACGGCCGGCGGCGAAACGCTCCTCCATGACCCACATGGTGAACGGCTCGGCGGGAACGGCGATGGTGTCCCGCACACCGAGGTGTGCCAGGGCTGCCTCGTTGTATCGGTCCGAACCGGACGGCACGATGCGGTCCACCATCGAGTTGGGGAACGTGACGGCCGCGTCCATCCAGGCCAGCACGTCGTCGCGGAGCGGCTCCGCGAAGGTGCCGACGAACTCGCGCACCAGCCGTTCGGTCTGGCGACCGTTCGACAGCAGGTTGTCGCAGCTCAGAATGGTGATCGGGGTGCCGTGCGTTCCTGCTCGCAGCGTCAGCCCCCGGGCGATCTGCCCGATCGTGGTGCGCGGCGTCAAGACCTCCGCGAGATCACGCCGGACGGCGTCGGAGTCGAGGTCGAGCGCGCCGGTCTCGGGCGACACGGTGTACCCGTGTTCCGTCACGGTGATCGTGACGATCTTCGTCGCCGGATCGGCGATCGCGTCGACGACGGCCTCCGGATTCCGGTCGGCCACCAGAGTTCCGGAATGGGAGCCGGGAACCGTGACCCGAGAGCCTTCGGGCGAGATCTCGACCACGCTGTAGAGCAGGTCCTGCACCTGCATGGCCGCGGCGACGGTGCCCGACCTGCTGGCCACCCCGAGGATGCCCCAGGGTCCGGGGTCGCGTTCCATCGCCAGCGCGGTGTAGACGGCCTGGTGGGCACGGTGGAAGTTGCCGAGCCCCAGATGGACGATCCCGGTGCCTTCCGGCACCCGCCGGTGGATCAGCGCCGCTGCGGGAACACTCACGCGGGACAGCGTCGGTTCGGTCATGCTCGTCACCAATCCGTGATCGAGCCGTCGCGGCGACGGGCGACCGGGAGGTAGGCCTGTTCGTAGGGATACTTCGCGGCCAGTTCCTCGTTCATCGTCACGCCGACACCCGGTGCGGCACCCGGGGTCAGGTGTCCGTCCGAGAACGACCATGCGTGCGGGAAGACCTCGCTGACCAGCGGGTCGTAGCCCATGTATTCCTGGATTCCGAAGTTCGGCGTCGCCAGTCCGAGATGCAGGCTCGCGCCCAGGGAAATCGGCGAGACGTCCGACGGACCGTGCGGTCCGCCCCGCACCTGGTACACCTCGGCAAGCGCGAAGATCTTGCGCACGTGACTGATTCCACCGGCGTGGACGATGGCGACGCGGATGAAGTCGATCAGCTGCTCGGTGATCAGGTGCTGGCAATCCCAGATGGTGTTGAACACCTCGCCGATTGCCAGCGGGGTCGTCGTGTGGTTCCGCACCAGCCGCAACGCATCCTGGTTCTCGGCCGGGGTGACATCCTCGAGCCAGAACAGGTTCACGGGTTCGAGGGACTTGCCGAGGCGCGCCGCCTGCTGCGGGGTGAGTCGGTGGTGGGCGTCGTGCAGTAACTTGAGGTCGGGACCGACGTGCTCGCGGACCGCCTCGAGCACTCCGGGAACATGGTTGAGGTAGGCGTCGGTGTCCCA
It includes:
- a CDS encoding mannitol dehydrogenase family protein translates to MTEPTLSRVSVPAAALIHRRVPEGTGIVHLGLGNFHRAHQAVYTALAMERDPGPWGILGVASRSGTVAAAMQVQDLLYSVVEISPEGSRVTVPGSHSGTLVADRNPEAVVDAIADPATKIVTITVTEHGYTVSPETGALDLDSDAVRRDLAEVLTPRTTIGQIARGLTLRAGTHGTPITILSCDNLLSNGRQTERLVREFVGTFAEPLRDDVLAWMDAAVTFPNSMVDRIVPSGSDRYNEAALAHLGVRDTIAVPAEPFTMWVMEERFAAGRPTWEHGGALFADDVEPYELMKVRLLNGTHSLIAYLGALDGHATIPESVSQSFIADAAHRILHDEYLPTVTVPDAVDTDDYVRQLFSRWSNTALGHRTSQVGSDGSVKLAQRVPIPALEHLGRGDVPQHLALTVAAYLCCIAPLPGFDPGTHAHDMTDPARPRLAGMAHHAASTTEFVRSVFRDGAVFPSTLASHAEFVSRIADFVDIIVRHGPAVAAGEAAGLISDLEATHSL
- the manD gene encoding D-mannonate dehydratase ManD; the protein is MTDKIISADVLVCSPTRNFVTLKITTADGVVGYGDATLNGRELSVASYLRDHVAPLLIGRDATRIEDTWQYLYRGVYWRRGPVTMAAIGAVDVALWDIKGKTLGQPVYQLLGGAVRDRILSYTHATGWDVPALLDSVDATREKGFQAIRVQSGVPGLDSVYGVHKGAAGYEPASRGALPVEEVWDTDAYLNHVPGVLEAVREHVGPDLKLLHDAHHRLTPQQAARLGKSLEPVNLFWLEDVTPAENQDALRLVRNHTTTPLAIGEVFNTIWDCQHLITEQLIDFIRVAIVHAGGISHVRKIFALAEVYQVRGGPHGPSDVSPISLGASLHLGLATPNFGIQEYMGYDPLVSEVFPHAWSFSDGHLTPGAAPGVGVTMNEELAAKYPYEQAYLPVARRRDGSITDW